One Oncorhynchus masou masou isolate Uvic2021 chromosome 2, UVic_Omas_1.1, whole genome shotgun sequence genomic region harbors:
- the LOC135505133 gene encoding hatching enzyme 1.2-like — translation MAPVFVLSIFIAVLCSVQGRSTGKASYEWSEEDIDGTSTNSIEEDEYSASTLIEKANRNLGQRLDEPLVMFGDIAVDTGFMNADPCTARGCKWQKSSDGNVYVPFVISNQYSARERSVIVGALQTFAASTCIRFFPRTNQRDFVDIQSQSGCFSFIGRRGNGQVVSLSRNGCVFLSVVQHELLHALGFNHEQTRSDRDNNVQILMQNIIPGMEFNFRKINTINLGTPYDYNSVMHYSRFAFSRNRQPTILPIPDNNAVIGRATQMSPIDILRINRLYNCTG, via the exons ATGgcacctgtctttgtgctgtcCATTTTCATCGCTGTTCTCTGCTCAGTTCAGGGCCGATCTACAGGG AAAGCTTCATATGAATGGAGTGAAGAGGACATTG ATGGCACTAgcaccaacagcattgaggaggaTGAATACTCTGCTTCAACGCTCATTGAGAAGGCCAACAGAAATCTTG GACAAAGACTTGATGAGCCACTAGTCATGTTTGGGGACATTGCAGTAGATACTGGGTTCATGAACGCTGACCCCTGCACAGCTCGCGGATGCAAGTGGCAGAAGTCCTCTGATGGGAATGTTTACGTGCCCTTTGTGATCTCTAATCAATACT CGGCCCGGGAGAGGTCCGTAATTGTAGGTGCGCTGCAAACCTTTGCTGCATCAACCTGCATCCGATTCTTTCCCCGAACCAATCAGAGGGACTTTGTGGACATCCAGTCTCAGTCAGG CTGTTTCTCATTTATTGGACGCCGGGGCAATGGCCAGGTCGTGTCTCTGAGTAGGAACggatgtgtctttctgtctgtggtgCAGCATGAACTGCTGCATGCCTTGGGCTTCAACCATGAGCAAACGCGCAGTGACCGGGATAACAATGTTCAAATCCTGATGCAGAACATTATTCCTG GAATGGAATTCAATTTCAGAAAGATCAACACGATTAACTTGGGGACTCCTTATGACTATAATTCTGTCATGCACTACTCAAG GTTTGCCTTCTCCAGGAACAGGCAGCCCACCATTCTTCCAATCCCTGACAATAATGCAGTTATTGGCAGGGCAACTCAGATGAGCCCCATTGATATTCTGCGGATCAATCGTCTCTATAACTGCA CGGGATAG